Proteins found in one Lycium ferocissimum isolate CSIRO_LF1 chromosome 6, AGI_CSIRO_Lferr_CH_V1, whole genome shotgun sequence genomic segment:
- the LOC132060032 gene encoding zeatin O-xylosyltransferase-like, whose product MDNSNENLQNLTKQQENEVAIVMVPFPAQSHLNQLLQLACIFSSSYNLTVYYVASATHNLQARVRANALNPADIAKIHFHDLPTPDFASPAPDPNASSKFPAQLLPSYNASMLLREPVALFLKDISSKSRRVVVIHDVLMSYNVQDVSSLYNAESYIFNCVSVFFMYCCFICIPKGIPIPLDEDLLKKLPSLEADAPEEINKLVTFQLQYKDIRAGDLYNSNKVLEGTSLDLMAQFASTQNKKQWAIGPILPTKLDHVSDKRNKCLDWLDNQPPRSVLYVSFGSSTTFSDEEIKELAMGLERSKQKFVWVLRDADRGDIFTGKARRFELPEGFEERVKGVGLVVREWAPQLEILAHSSTGGFMSHCGWNSCIESISMGVPMAAWSMHSEQPINVFFVTEILKIGLIVREWEKREELVSASTIENVVRILMASEVGDETRKRSEELGKAVRESTEKGGASQLELDSFIAHITR is encoded by the coding sequence ATGGATAACAGCAATGAGAATCTTCAGAACTTGAccaaacaacaagaaaatgaaGTAGCTATAGTCATGGTTCCATTTCCAGCTCAAAGCCATCTCAATCAACTTCTTCAACTTGCCTGCATATTCTCCTCATCATATAATCTTACTGTCTACTATGTTGCCTCAGCTACTCATAATCTTCAAGCTCGGGTTCGAGCCAACGCCTTAAATCCAGCAGACATAGCCAAAATCCACTTCCATGATCTCCCAACACCTGATTTTGCCTCCCCTGCACCTGACCCCAACGCCTCGAGTAAATTCCCAGCTCAACTCCTGCCATCTTATAATGCTTCCATGCTTCTTCGCGAGCCCGTTGCTTTGTTCCTTAAAGACATTTCATCTAAATCAAGACGAGTTGTTGTCATTCATGATGTTTTAATGTCCTATAATGTTCAGGATGTTAGTTCCTTGTATAATGCTGAATCCTATATATTTAACTGTGTTTCTGTTTTCTTTATGTATTGTTGTTTCATATGCATACCTAAGGGAATACCTATTCCACTTGATGAAGATTTACTTAAAAAGTTACCTTCACTTGAAGCTGATGCACCAGAAGAGATCAACAAGTTAGTAACTTTTCAACTTCAGTATAAGGATATCAGAGCTGGTGATttgtacaattcaaataaaGTACTTGAAGGtacttctcttgatttgatggCACAATTTGCAAGTACACAAAACAAGAAGCAATGGGCAATCGGACCAATTCTACCTACAAAACTAGATCATGTATCAGATAAGAGAAACaaatgtttggattggcttGACAACCAACCTCCGAGATCAGTTCTTTATGTATCTTTTGGCTCGTCGACTACATTTTCTGATGAAGAGATCAAGGAGCTCGCGATGGGACTAGAGCGAAGCAAACAGAAGTTCGTATGGGTGTTGAGAGATGCCGATAGAGGAGATATCTTTACTGGGAAAGCTAGAAGATTTGAGTTGCCAGAAGGGTTTGAAGAAAGAGTAAAGGGAGTCGGGTTAGTGGTAAGAGAATGGGCGCCACAACTAGAAATCTTGGCTCATTCGTCCACGGGTGGGTTTATGAGTCATTGTGGATGGAATTCTTGCATAGAAAGTATCAGTATGGGAGTGCCTATGGCTGCTTGGTCCATGCACTCTGAACAACCAATTAATGTTTTCTTTGTGACGGAAATCTTGAAAATAGGCCTGATTGTGAGGGAGTGGGAGAAACGCGAGGAGTTGGTAAGTGCATCTACCATTGAGAATGTTGTGAGGATTTTAATGGCATCAGAAGTAGGCGATGAGACTAGGAAAAGATCAGAAGAACTGGGTAAAGCAGTAAGGGAGTCCACAGAGAAAGGGGGTGCTTCTCAACTGGAGTTAGATTCTTTCATTGCCCATATCACAAGATAG